The following are from one region of the Treponema denticola genome:
- a CDS encoding methyl-accepting chemotaxis protein: MKKRFSIRYKLIIVFGLLIAIAASVEGFLATRIARNAVAEKVEIHLIDKATDVAEIIDGRITAVQQFLEGIARMPMFSDASISNAEKVELLKEQAAFNAALHELDFSELDGTLHSINGHANVGDREWFKAARNGKAFLSEPLFSRTTQKFIQVIAVPIYDDNHQIIGVLSADFDGAWLSEQIKDIVVGKTGNCYIMGDTTNIIADKDIELVRNQVSIIELAKTDKELTSCADFLEYVWDTDESEVGYYTYQGVSYIASFATMKTTGWSVIIRAPVNEFMGAVNTLRRSVFGIGIVVISIALVIVFFVALALIKPITAIVSALKDIAEGEGDLTVRLPVHGNDEITDLSEYFNQTISKIGSSIKQVGLNSVDMENIGNELASNMTETASAVHEISANINGVKQQALTQAASVTETAATIEEIVRTIKQLNGSIENQAASVAESSASIEQMVANIASITQTLGKTDGVIKTLASATADGKETLSGANSVTQKITEESGSLLEASSVIQHIASQTNLLAMNAAIEAAHAGEAGKGFAVVADEIRKLAEESSAQGKTITATLKALSGEIEALSASSKTVEEKFNAIFNLAEQVKSMSDTLTEAMHEQEKGSKEVLSAIKGINTVTVEVQAGSEEMLKGGESVAEEMQKLDGLTRVITDSMNEMASGAVQISNAVQEVNEISQKNKASIQNLTEEVSKFKV; encoded by the coding sequence ATGAAAAAACGTTTTTCAATCCGCTACAAACTGATCATAGTTTTTGGTCTATTAATAGCCATAGCTGCTTCGGTGGAAGGGTTTCTTGCAACCCGTATCGCTCGTAATGCCGTTGCCGAAAAGGTCGAAATACACTTAATCGACAAGGCGACTGATGTCGCCGAAATTATTGACGGGCGCATTACCGCAGTTCAGCAATTCCTTGAAGGTATAGCGCGTATGCCTATGTTCAGCGATGCTTCCATTTCAAATGCTGAAAAAGTAGAACTGTTGAAGGAACAGGCTGCATTTAATGCAGCCCTTCATGAATTGGATTTTAGCGAACTTGACGGCACGCTCCACAGTATTAACGGCCATGCTAATGTCGGTGATCGGGAGTGGTTCAAAGCGGCACGAAACGGAAAAGCGTTTCTTTCCGAACCGCTTTTTTCAAGGACGACACAAAAATTTATCCAAGTTATTGCTGTTCCGATTTACGATGATAATCATCAAATTATCGGCGTTCTGAGTGCGGATTTTGACGGGGCTTGGCTTTCTGAACAGATTAAAGATATAGTTGTGGGCAAAACAGGTAATTGCTATATAATGGGAGATACTACCAACATTATTGCGGATAAAGATATCGAACTGGTTAGAAATCAAGTGAGCATTATTGAGCTGGCAAAAACGGACAAAGAGCTTACTTCGTGTGCCGATTTTTTGGAATACGTTTGGGATACCGACGAAAGCGAGGTCGGCTATTACACATACCAAGGAGTATCTTACATAGCCTCTTTTGCCACAATGAAAACCACTGGTTGGTCTGTTATTATCCGCGCACCGGTAAATGAGTTTATGGGAGCAGTTAATACTTTGCGTAGGTCGGTGTTCGGTATCGGAATAGTGGTTATATCTATTGCACTGGTCATCGTTTTCTTTGTAGCCCTTGCATTGATTAAACCCATAACGGCTATCGTTTCCGCACTTAAAGACATCGCAGAGGGTGAAGGAGATTTAACGGTACGCCTTCCTGTACACGGCAATGATGAAATAACCGACCTCTCAGAATACTTTAATCAGACTATTTCGAAGATAGGCTCATCGATTAAGCAAGTAGGTCTTAACAGCGTCGATATGGAAAATATCGGCAACGAGCTTGCATCGAATATGACCGAAACCGCCAGCGCCGTACACGAGATAAGCGCCAACATAAACGGAGTAAAGCAACAGGCTCTTACCCAAGCAGCAAGTGTTACCGAAACGGCTGCAACCATTGAAGAAATTGTCCGTACGATTAAACAACTAAACGGAAGTATCGAAAATCAGGCTGCCAGCGTCGCCGAATCCTCCGCTTCAATCGAACAGATGGTTGCGAATATTGCATCCATCACGCAGACACTTGGTAAAACCGATGGCGTTATAAAAACGCTGGCTTCCGCTACCGCCGACGGCAAGGAAACACTTTCAGGTGCTAACAGCGTTACGCAGAAAATAACGGAAGAGTCGGGCAGTCTATTGGAAGCCTCAAGCGTTATCCAGCACATTGCAAGCCAAACAAACCTATTGGCAATGAACGCCGCTATTGAGGCCGCTCATGCAGGAGAAGCAGGCAAAGGTTTTGCCGTTGTAGCCGATGAAATCCGAAAGCTTGCAGAAGAGTCTTCCGCACAGGGCAAAACAATAACTGCAACGCTTAAAGCTCTTTCGGGTGAAATAGAGGCTCTTTCCGCTTCGTCGAAAACCGTAGAGGAAAAATTTAACGCTATTTTTAATTTGGCCGAGCAAGTTAAATCGATGAGTGACACTCTTACCGAAGCTATGCATGAGCAAGAGAAAGGAAGTAAGGAAGTTTTGTCTGCCATTAAGGGTATCAACACGGTAACGGTTGAAGTGCAGGCAGGCTCTGAAGAAATGCTGAAAGGAGGGGAGAGTGTTGCTGAGGAGATGCAAAAACTGGATGGTCTGACCCGCGTTATAACTGACAGCATGAATGAGATGGCCTCCGGCGCGGTACAGATTAGCAATGCCGTACAGGAAGTAAATGAGATAAGCCAAAAGAATAAGGCCAGTATTCAAAACCTTACGGAAGAAGTTTCTAAATTCAAAGTGTAA
- a CDS encoding DUF969 domain-containing protein — protein MNYLVLIGVAIIIAGFILKLDVVAVVLISGLVTGLIAKMGFVEVLNAIGTGFVNNRYMSLFFISFPVIAIMERYGLKERAADFIKKIKGASAGMVIWLYILIRTIASAFSIRLGGHVQFIRPLILPMAEGAAQKHVKLTEDDIEKIKGLAGASENYGNFFGQNIFPVASGVLLITGTLKEQGLDITNTDVAKYSIFAGVAMVLIALLQCWLFEKSLRKGEKADV, from the coding sequence ATGAATTATTTGGTTTTAATAGGCGTTGCAATTATTATCGCCGGTTTTATTTTAAAACTCGACGTAGTTGCAGTTGTTTTGATTTCAGGCCTTGTAACAGGCTTGATTGCAAAGATGGGATTCGTTGAAGTCCTTAATGCAATAGGTACAGGTTTTGTCAACAACCGTTACATGAGCTTGTTTTTTATTTCTTTTCCTGTAATCGCTATTATGGAGCGTTACGGTTTAAAAGAACGTGCTGCAGACTTTATTAAAAAGATAAAGGGAGCTAGTGCCGGTATGGTTATTTGGCTCTACATTCTTATAAGAACAATTGCTTCTGCATTTTCTATTAGATTGGGCGGCCATGTTCAGTTTATCAGACCTTTAATCCTCCCCATGGCTGAAGGAGCTGCTCAAAAACATGTAAAGCTTACCGAAGACGATATCGAAAAAATTAAGGGGCTCGCAGGAGCTTCCGAAAACTATGGAAACTTTTTCGGTCAAAATATTTTCCCTGTTGCATCAGGTGTTCTTTTAATTACAGGAACTCTCAAGGAACAAGGTCTTGATATTACAAATACTGATGTAGCTAAGTACTCAATCTTTGCCGGTGTTGCAATGGTTCTTATAGCCTTACTACAGTGCTGGCTCTTTGAAAAATCACTTAGAAAAGGAGAAAAGGCAGATGTTTAG